From the genome of Sylvia atricapilla isolate bSylAtr1 chromosome 19, bSylAtr1.pri, whole genome shotgun sequence:
TGGGACAGAAGTGTTTCGGGAAGCTTCAGCGTGCTCTGGCATTGTGCAGCACAAAGAATAAGAGCACAGCCAGCAAGCCATCTCTGAATAGAACAGAAATAGAACCTTTTTCTCTGAATAATACCTTATTTTGGCATGTGTGTTTGTTTACTTCAAAGTTATTTGTAAAATGCATGGTGGGGTTTGACCTCTGCGAAGTGAAAACAAGCTGTCTGAACTCTGGGTCAGTTCTTCAAGAAAGTAATATTGTAAGTGATGAAAGCCTTGTCGGCTAATCTAAAGTTGTACAAGTTTTCTTGCTCTCCAGTTGACATTAAAAATCTTGCAGGTGCAAGATTGCAAAGCTCAAGAAGTTAATGAGCACAAAGACCACTCAGTCATctgttgggtttctttttagAGCATGCACATTTTTACCAGCCACTCATCACTTCATAAATCCAGGAGAGCTCTTCTCTCATTCCTGCAGTTGAACTGTCTTACTTTTCTGCACAtactttcctcctcctttcaaacaaagctgttctgtttttcacagCCCTATTTCTTCTCGAGGACTGACTCCTCCACACACTTTTCCTCGCAGTTTACACCAGGCAAGTTTCTGGCTGGGAGTTATCGGGatcagctggggaggagggggaagggaaacGCTATCAGGAGTGCTGGGGGAGGTCAGGAGTCTATTCATTTCATATTCATCTTCAGAAAAACAgcacaataaaagaaaacatttgatcTAGCAGCAAACAGAACATTTAGCCAGTTGTTAGAGGCAATTAAAACACAGGGGCCGTGGAGCTCATTCTATGCCTTTGTCACCTAAGCTTTAGTACGGTTCTTGTCATTTTCTTAAGAGCAGAAATTAACCCTGAAGAGCAAGACTATCCCTGCTCGGTGAGATTTCTCCAACCAGGTGTGAGCTCTAAGGAAGCTCCCTTTGCAGGCATTCCTGGTCAGAGGGCTCTCTGAGAACACCCACAAACAGGACACCTGTCCAAAAGGGCCCCTCTCAAATCCAAAGGGACCAGCTCTTCCCACCAGTGCTTTGGACAGGGAGGCTGACAGCCACGAGCtatcccactgctgctggaggcagcccagccagggcagaagcaccatgaagagcagcaggaggagccacGGAGCTCCAGACCCATCATCTGTGCAGCCTCCTGCCAAATGGCTTTTTGGGTGTGCATTCTCCCAGGTTACCAACGACAATGAGTGACACTTGAAAAGCTAAATCACAAGGAGAGACTGCAGAAGCATTCCTCTCCCAAGAACACCTATTTTCATCCACGTGCCCAGATCTTCTCTGAAGGACCTTCAAGGCGACCAGCTCTGAATCGCCGGTTTCTGCAGGGCGAGGATTCCTCCTTTGTCTCACCTCTCGCTTGTATTTATCACAAactcaaaatgaaacaaacacttCTCTTGTGAGGCTCTGACCAGGACAGCAGGAACAAAAGGACAGCTGAATGCAAGAACAAGTGTCATTGTGGTTTTCTATGACCCTCGGTGCTCCCGGCAGCAGCGGCACCAGATGCGCGATGAATGGTTGTGCAGAGCGGCGCCGCACGGGAACCTGTCCCAGGAGATGAGACACCTGGggccagctccctgctctgggctcagccaGTGCCTCTGCTTGTCACAACAGATGCACAAAGGAGCCCCCAAGAACCACGAGACACTGCAATGGCTGAGGATCACAGCAGTGTTTCAAATCTGTGCTCATCGGACATCCCTGGTGACCCCGGCAGCATCGTGAGCCCAGCAAGGGCAGGGGTTTAAAGGGAGCTTGGGCAGCAGTTTCTTTAAATTCTACCTGTTCTGCCATATCATGGTGAGACTGGGACTCTACTACCAAAAGAAGAATCTGTCTGGCACCaagactacaaaaaaaaaaaaaaaaattccaaaccaaaaaacaacaccctgaccaacatGATAAATGAAAGGCAAGTACCTCAGAGCATCAGATAGTCTGtaccatggaaaaaaataaagagctaAATTGCAACATCTTTAAATTTATCTAATCAAAACAATGAAATAGCAATTAATAATGAACACTTTGATAATACAGACAACCAGCTTTGGGAACAACCTTTCCACCAGCCCAAAGGGTTTTTAAATAAGACTTTCTTTCCTGTGTGCCAGGGTTACCCAAAGTGCTGGTTAGTTTTACCCTCCCCATAAAAAGGTGGCTTGTAGGGCTGTGTTGGAGGACAACAGCACTGCTGCATGGAATTCAAACAGCCCCATGCATCACTGTGCCCTTCCCCTGCAGAAGGGAATTGTGACCCAGCACTGACTAACCATGACGAGGTTTCTAAGCCTGGAACAACTGAACTGgaacaacagaaaaggaaaacagccaCAGGTAAGGTGACCTGTCCCACAAAGTGGTCAGAGGACACCTGACTGTTGGGCTTCCATGGCTTCTCACCTCCAGCTCTTGCTGTCCCACCCTGGGCTCAGGCCATCTCACCTGTGCAGCTCGTCGTCAGAGGGAGAGTACTTGGAGGTGACATCTGCAAGGTCACCAAAGATCTGCTTGCTGTAAACAGTCAGCGAGGAGAGCAGGATCAGCTCCTGCCACGTAGAGCTGAGCAGGCAGGTATAGTCCTTGATGGAGAGCTCGCAGAAGAACGGCAGCTTCTTGATCCAAGCAATCTGCCTGAAAAGCAATTCATCTGCCAGACGACACAGCAACGCAAACAGCTCTGCCTGAGTCACTTTATACCTGTAGGCACAGTTAATACAAAGGTgggaaaaacattaaaaacatcGAATGACACCATCTGACGAGGCGCTTGGAAACAAGGCAAATGCCAAAGGAATTTGCCAGTGCCCAGGAGTGACCTGGTGACAGGAGCCACGATGGTCAGTCAGCACCcaccctgcccaggcaggggctcaggggcatcctcacagcccctggggtCACCCACCTTGTGACAGGAGCCATGATGGTCAGTCAGCACCcaccctgcccaggcaggggctgaggggcaTCCTCATAACCCCTGGGGTCACCCACCAGGTGACAGGAGCCACGATGGTCAGTCAGCACCCACCcaccctgcccaggcaggggctAAGGGACAtcctcacagcccctggggtcacccaccagcccagcccctggccagACCACACAGCCTGTAAGCCCACTCCACACCCGTTCCCCCCAGCCGCAGCAGGACAGGCCAGGGCCTGGTTTGGCGCCTGCCCCGGGGCCCCCACGCACCCGTCCTCGATGAGCATGGGCGTGCTGAGGGGCTCCAGGtcctcagcacacagcagctggcCGATGAGGCCGTGGGACTGCGGCTCCAGGCTGCGCGGCTGCGGCGCCACCAGCGCCGAGTGCCCCGAGTAGCTAAAAAGGTGCGGCAGGTACTGGTAGTGCGTGGACACCGGCGTGCCCAGGTACTGATCCCTGAGTGCAGCGAAGCCGTTCAGCTCCACGGACCtactggagaaggagaagatcTTTAATACACCCTGAAAACGCCGCCGGATCCATCAGAGTGTCGCATCCGGCTCTTCAACGGGAATGTTAATAAAAATAGGGGAAGCAAAGAGAATGGGAATGTTTCTGCGGTTAGATCCTGCCCAGGAAAAGCTGGGTGTGCACTGGCTGCATGTGCAGCCTGGCTGAGAACAGGTTCCACGTGATGGAgatgtgggagctgctgctgagctgccatTCAGGGAGCAAAGCAGAAACCCCAAAGCCACCTGTGCCCAGCCTTTCCACCCCGGATTCCTTACAGGGCCAGAATTTAGGATTGTACATGAGGCACTCACACAGCCAGTGAGCACTAACAAGGCCAAGCTTAAGCTGCAACTGAAACCAGAAGGGATCAGGTCTGAGATTCTTTCTGCGTTTGCAATCAAAGGCTGCATCAGGAGGTTTGCACTCACAACAGCCAACTTTAATATAACACCCCCAATTACTGACataaatggttttgttttccaaatctGAGTGcagtgcagaggaggagcaTATGCAGAATGAGCAGTGAAAGGTGATCAAGTTCTCAACATCTGCAGAAAACACAACCAATATAAACTCaggttattttaaatttaactcCAGATTATCTTCCTTTGCTCACAGATATCTCACTTCCCAGTTCAATTCTTTTCAATCCAGGGCCTGTTTGTCTTAGAACACAATCAGACAGGTAAGAAGCTGCTGCATGACCAGTTTCAACAAGGATGCACTCACATGTTTTCCCTACACTGACCCCAAGTAtcactcagggaaaaaaatccaagattCCTGTAACACCAAATCCTTCCAGGGGTCATTCCCACCTTGAAGATGGAGTAGAAACAGGTGAAGGCTGGTTGCTCTCAGAAACTCCATTTCCAGGGGAACTGTGGTCACTGTCTCCGTTGTTGCTCCATGACATGTTTCCCTCTCCCTCAAATTCTTGCCCAGACATAATTCTCTCAATCTCTTCCTCTGATATCTGTCAAATACAGGACACAAGGGTTACTTTGGCTGGCAACAGAAATGTAGAGCCTCTCTTTGCAAACACCTGGTTCAGTCACACCCAACAGGGCTGAGCCCCCCTGCAGGTACCACATCCCTCCTCTGCATTTAACAacacacacatgaaaaattCTATTTACAGGTAACGGTGGtgacctccagctccagcagcaccattCAAGtgagggcagcacagcagacagGAACTGACACATGAAAAGATGATGTCAGATGGACACGGCAAGGAGCTCTAAATCAGCCACTGTCACACTGAAAAACCTGGGAGTAATTGAGGCCAGTGCATTGGGAACATCACTCAGGACTGGCAGAGGGAAAGGCaaacaggagctggagcaggctctCGTTTGATAAAGCAATCAAGAGAGGCAAGGTGACACATATAAAATCAGTCAGGAAAACATTTACAGGGAGACAGAGTTCCCTATTTTCCTCCACATAAGAACCAGGTGGCACCTGAAGTAGCAACTGAGCATCTAATACTTAAGTTCTAGAGAGTAACATGTACAGAACTAAAATGGActaaaaaaaccttaaatttGAGTTCACTACAATATAAAGTTTAAGAAAGTCCTGGGCATGCTCCTGGAGCAATGATCCACCACTAATGGGggaaacacaacaaaaatttagaggcttatttttttcattttaaattctgtgtatGTTCTTTAATGCAAACAGCAGGAAACAGGTTTGTGTGGGTccaggcaggctgtgcctgaCACTGGCCACAGGCactggccaccagggcacagaGGTGTTTGCTTGGCTCCTCATGCCTTGTGCTGGGCTGAGTGCATCTTCCCAGGCACTCAGACTCCCAGAAATTGCTTTCAGTGTTATTTCtattttgctaaaataaacaGTAAACTTTTAAAAGACCCCCTTTTCCAGAAGCAAGCTGGAAATGGCCATCATTTCTCAGGCATGTGGCAcaagctgctgtgctgaattACCTCGCGCTTTACAAGGCATCTCTGGACAAGCTGTGCCATCAATCACACAGACATTTACTGGTGCCCTGCTCGCCACAATTGAAGGGATTGCAGCGGGCAGATTGAGATTTACTGGGATTCATGGAGGGACAGACGTCCTTGTGGGGCTCTCAAAGGACAGGGTGCTGGGAGCCTGTCTGTGTGTCCGTGCAGCACCCCGGGACAGGCAGCacccagctccttttcccaaTCTGCAGCCTGTGATGGATTTCTGACCCATTTCTGACCCATTTCTGACCCTGGCACGGCCAGGGGGGATGGAGGCTCAGCCAAGccatccccagcccaggctgagctgctgctgtgctctgagcccagcccagccaaggcCAGGAGACCAGGAGCTGAAGGGAAGCACAGAGTGACAGGGACATGTGCTCACCTGGACAGGTCcaatgcttttgtttctgcctCCTGGCATGCCATCCTCCCTGATTGCTGAAAGACACAACCACACCTTGGTGAGGAACGCTACTGCCACGTACTCCCAAAGCACACAAGTAGATGTTCATTTATGTTGAAAGAAGTTTTTACACCTTAAaagattcttttattttaattgaagaaGTTTGCAGAGAAACCCCCAGTGCTTGAGCAGCACACACCATGGTTCTCACCCCAAAAAGCACAGACACATCAATGGGGCTACAAGCATTACTCAAGGATTTTAGTTTCTTTACGTGCTTCTTGAGTGACAGATAATGAAGAAACAGCAATCCTTTATCCCAATTAATTCCAGCATAATTTGAGAAGCGGTACACAGTAAGGAACCCTATTTAATCCCTGGGAATAACCCAGTGAATGCCCAGGAGTGTTGGAAAATGTGGAGGCCAGCACATCCAGCTCCACTGCCCACAGCCCCATGAAGCACCGTGAGCCACAGAGACACCACCAGTGCTGACACTGCACTTTTAAGGCTCTTTAAACAATTTCCAGTGACTCCAGCGAAGTCCAGCTAAGGAGATtaacctggagcagctgctctgcccttcctcttccctctgccagaAGGCAATGGCAGCCCTGCCCCTCGTGTGCCTCCCCCCAGGCTGGTCCCCCTCTGTTTATCGGGGCTCCATCTCCTTCCCACCACGACCTGGCCAGACTTGGCAGGAGGCTCTCCCCAGCTGCACGGTGACcttgctgctgcacagcctcaCCCTGCCTGGCACAcggggctgcaggaggatttcagcaaaaaaaattctgtcccAGAGAAATTGCTTGGTTTGAGACGTCCTCAGCTCAAATCCTCCTCGTGTgcctccaggctgctcctgcagctcagggagtgtctcagcagggcagaggagagggtcACAGGACCTGAACTGTGGCTTCTCAAACCTCAAGCACCCATCTGGGCAATGCACAACACTGGCTGTCTGTTTCCTATGAAAGctctttataaaaaaatatcagtttcccacaaaagaaaaaaaaaaaaaaagaattatgtaAAAAAAGCTGTCAGAGTTAGCTGTTACCCCCTTTAGGTTTTTATCACTTACTGGAATTACAGAAATTCTGGGGgaatttttcttattttccagtATATTTTACCACTAACTGCAATTTAGAAGCTGCCCTTCAGCTCATTCCATTATGAGCCCCTGGGCACAAATTGCCTTGGCCTTTTGATTTCAAAGTGTAATTTTAGCAGACAATAGCTTACACCTGCAACAAAATGTAGGAATGTT
Proteins encoded in this window:
- the NR6A1 gene encoding nuclear receptor subfamily 6 group A member 1 isoform X1 translates to MKRDSTCMEDERVDQRTCLICGDRATGLHYGIISCEGCKGFFKRSICNKRVYRCSRDKNCVMSRKQRNRCQYCRLLKCLQMGMNRKAIREDGMPGGRNKSIGPVQISEEEIERIMSGQEFEGEGNMSWSNNGDSDHSSPGNGVSESNQPSPVSTPSSSRSVELNGFAALRDQYLGTPVSTHYQYLPHLFSYSGHSALVAPQPRSLEPQSHGLIGQLLCAEDLEPLSTPMLIEDGYKVTQAELFALLCRLADELLFRQIAWIKKLPFFCELSIKDYTCLLSSTWQELILLSSLTVYSKQIFGDLADVTSKYSPSDDELHRFSEEGMEVMERLIYLFRKFNQLKVSNEEYACMKAINFLNQDIRGLTNASQLEQLNKRYWYVCQDFTEYKYPHQPNRFPDLMMCLPEIRYIAGKMVNVPLEQLPLLFKAVLHSCKTSVSKE
- the NR6A1 gene encoding nuclear receptor subfamily 6 group A member 1 isoform X2, whose amino-acid sequence is MKRDSTCMEDERVDQRTCLICGDRATGLHYGIISCEGCKGFFKRSICNKRVYRCSRDKNCVMSRKQRNRCQYCRLLKCLQMGMNRKAIREDGMPGGRNKSIGPVQISEEEIERIMSGQEFEGEGNMSWSNNGDSDHSSPGNGVSESNQPSPVSTPSSRSVELNGFAALRDQYLGTPVSTHYQYLPHLFSYSGHSALVAPQPRSLEPQSHGLIGQLLCAEDLEPLSTPMLIEDGYKVTQAELFALLCRLADELLFRQIAWIKKLPFFCELSIKDYTCLLSSTWQELILLSSLTVYSKQIFGDLADVTSKYSPSDDELHRFSEEGMEVMERLIYLFRKFNQLKVSNEEYACMKAINFLNQDIRGLTNASQLEQLNKRYWYVCQDFTEYKYPHQPNRFPDLMMCLPEIRYIAGKMVNVPLEQLPLLFKAVLHSCKTSVSKE